The genomic DNA CTCACTTTATTATCCATCCTCATTAAACCGCCCTATTAATTCAATCTACTATGGAGACAATATTGAAAAAGCGGATTCTCCTTGATTGAAATGGGAAAAGAGAAACTCACCGCGGGAGGATAGGTGAACAATATAGCGTTCTTCTCCTTGGTGTAGATGAGCAGCTGCAGTATCACGTTGAACACTATATACTTGCCAGAGTCAAGGATCACAgttcataatcaaaatcaacaaATCCCCTTGTCTGAGAAGATCAGTGCAatcataaaaatgaaaacgaGAGGTACTTAGGAAAACCTAATGTTTCATTTCAGCATGACTATCTAACCAAATGAAGCTTCCTGTCCCATAAACCCTTCCACCAAGGGATGGAAACAGGGAGGAAAGAACTGTCTGCCTAAAACTCCGTTTTTCTGATACATAACAATTCTACATTAGCAAAGTACTGGTTTACGAAGTACACGATGATAAATGTTTTCACTTCTGAAATGCATGGAATCATTATACAAGCCCGTAAGAACTAAAGGATTCTACTCTCAGCAAAACGATTCTCGAACTTTACCCTAAAAAAGCTCGCAGCATGAATTCTATCTCAACCTACCGAAGAGACTATTCAAAATTCTGCAAATCTCCATATCAAGGCATCTGCTTGCTCACGACATCAGAATGATCAACCCTTCTTTTCACCAATCCATTTCATATACGAATACGATACTAACTTGCCCATAATTCACACAATTTTCAACCTGAAATCTAATAAGTCAAACACAAGCACACCCTGCTCTTCTCAGCTTGGACTAATTACAAGATCGAAAAATGAAACAACACAGGGGGAAAggatatgatatgatacaGCCGATCAGGAAGTCCCTGTTCTCGGGGAACTTCTTCTTGTAGAACTGAGCGAAGAGAGCGATAACGATGATGACGGCACCGATCACCAGCCTGACATTGCTCATCCTCACATCCTCCACATATCCACGGCTGGTAACGATCTGCACAAGGAATTCGAGCGGACCAATTCCAAGCGTCGGATCAGTCGAACCGGCGGATCTAGAAAGCGCGAGGCCGAGAGAGAGTTATTAGGGTGGGAAGTACCTCGGAGACGGACTCGTCGAGGATGTGCTTGATGGAGTGCTGATCCAAGAGGTTGGCCTTCTTAGGGTTTTTCTTGGAGGCATCCGATGTCTTCTCCGCCATTTTCGTCGAGCGTCgttgcctctctctctctgcagcTCGGGGGGCGGGCGCTCAGACAgtcgaagaggaagaagattaGACTGGACGaggaaattttcaatttaatatatttttttactattaAAAATAACGCATATATATCAATTCGGATTTCTGAAAAATAAGAAGACTATACTCAAGGGTGAaattccaattaatttatttaccatataaatatttctgaaaaataatatgtaatAAATCAAATCggattttttttccagaaaataaattaattttggcGTTTATACTTTTCATACTTCCCATTGAGTCATTGACTACTTGCTGAACTGCTTTGATCTCTCAACGTTAGCTGACTCTTCGGTTTTATCTTGTTAAACTGCCTTAAATTTCGATAATTACGATCAATCGCCGAAGCCAAAATGACTGTCTCGGCTTAGTTCATCAGTCCGATTTGGTATTGGATTTGGATCCAACTTCTTTCTCCCTTGCTTGGCTTCTAGAATCGTTCAACCATTTAACACTAGTCCATAATATGGTGAATCAAAATTCTTACATGTGAGATTTTCATTGGGAGTGATATACATCACAATGACTAATATCACAGAAAGTTTTCTCGGGCGAATGTGCGCCGAGGGGACTGCAGGGAGTACTAGTATGAAAATGAGATGAATTCATCTTCAATACCGAAAAATTCATACAATATTTCACCCAATGTTGTAGTAATGCTCTAGTGTAGCCCTTCCTTTGGCTAGCGGAAAATGGAGGGAATGGGAGCCTCCCTTTCCCTCCATCCAAACAAAGCCTGACCTTCCAATTTGCCTTACCTCTCCAACCTAACCTTTCGAAGGCTGATCCCGAGCTATAGCCATCGTCAAGCGAGGAAAGGCAAAGACATTGCAGTTGAAGAGAACAATTTGGTTatgatctttctttttcaaaatgcATCTAATGAATATGATGATATTGCTTTCAGAACATCTTTCTTACATTCTCTTATTTCTGAGTTTGAACGAAGAATCCATTATGAATGAACTTCCTAAGTCAGCAATCCCATGATTTAGGGAGTGATCAATGGGCTTTTGATGTTACTATATTGATGGCATCTTTGATCAGCAGGAGTCGAATGCTCCGGACTAGCTCTTCCTTGACCATGAAGAGAACAGCAGCTGCGAGCACGCTTTGGACAATTTTCGTGCTCATTCCTTTGTAGAAACCTGACAAGCCTTCATACTGAATCATCTTCAATATTGCATCTAGTGTACCTATATCACAGGAATTATACTGATAAGACACAAGAAGAATCGAAAAACTTAGAGCAGTACTAGGAGGCATTTGGAAGTCTAATGGAAATGGGAATACGTTTTCCTTTCAGAACACGAAaaactctttctttttttttgggtaagtaGAACAGTGGAAACTTATTTCCCACAATCTGCTATTAATGTCAAGCattcacaaaaaaagaaaattttgaaaacagCTTGCAGAAACAACTTTCCAAATGCCTGAAGTTCAGAAACGGGAGTACTGTCTTCAGAAAGTCTCTCAATTTCCATGCCAAATAGTGACGTGTTCGTCACTGCAAGTGAAGTTTCACATGCGTATAGAATGGAAGAAAGCTCGAAGCAAACAATTCGAACCTTTGTAATGATGCCTTTTGTCTCCAGTAGTAACTTGCTTAGCTTGAAGCCTCGACTGCAAAAAGATTGAGGACAATAACGAACTAACCCACTTTTCGGTATTTTCTCATCAATTTCTAGCCAGCCAAGAGATACTTGAGAACTGCATTAACCGCCAGTAatttccctttcctttttattataaCAAAAGCGTTTGAGACATCCCAGAGACATTTCTCTCAAGAGAAAGCTTC from Punica granatum isolate Tunisia-2019 chromosome 2, ASM765513v2, whole genome shotgun sequence includes the following:
- the LOC116195587 gene encoding probable signal peptidase complex subunit 2 — encoded protein: MAEKTSDASKKNPKKANLLDQHSIKHILDESVSEIVTSRGYVEDVRMSNVRLVIGAVIIVIALFAQFYKKKFPENRDFLIGCIISYIVFNVILQLLIYTKEKNAILFTYPPAGSFNSTGLIVSSKFPRFSDSYTVTIASADSKSISANKPVELTKSVTKWFTKDGVLVEGLFWKDVEGLINDYNKEPKKSK